The proteins below come from a single Peromyscus maniculatus bairdii isolate BWxNUB_F1_BW_parent chromosome 13, HU_Pman_BW_mat_3.1, whole genome shotgun sequence genomic window:
- the Gpr35 gene encoding G-protein coupled receptor 35 isoform X1, which yields MFSGEGASGGSPAAGSMEPFPTGSPGPVLSSSWILNEFQGHVLLESPQGASGPRTMNATCNSSSTWPDSITYIFTTYSALLLVLGLLLNGLALWVFCSRMHQWTETRVYMTNLAVADLCLLCSLPFMLYSLRDTSDTPICQLSQGIYLVNRYMSISLITAIAVDRYVAVRHPIRARELRSPRQAAAVCVTLWVVVVISLVVRWRLGLQEGGFCFRNHSRQNSSTIAFSLLGFYLPLAIVVFCSLQVVTALAQRPTSDVGQTEATRKATHMVWANLAVFIFCFLPLHVVLTVQFSMGANTCAARYTFSRALSITSRLSDSNCCLDAICYYYMAKEFQDASMSAMSSNTPHKSQDSQSLTLT from the exons aTGTTTTCAGGTGAAGGGGCCTCAGGTGGGAGCCCAGCTGCTGGCAGCATGGAGCCCTTCCCCACAGGCAGCCCAGGACCTGTCCTGTCCAGCTCCTGGATACTGAACGAATTCCAGGGACATGTTCTGCTGGAGTCCCCACAGGGTGCCTCTGG CCCCAGGACCATGAATGCAACTTGCAACAGCAGCAGCACGTGGCCTGATTCGATCACCTACATCTTCACCACCTACTCAGCCTTGCTGCTGGTGCTGGGCCTGCTGCTCAACGGCCTGGCACTCTGGGTATTCTGCTCTCGCATGCACCAGTGGACAGAGACCCGCGTCTATATGACCAACCTGGCTGTGGCTGACCTCTGCCTGCTCTGTTCCCTGCCCTTCATGCTGTACTCCCTGAGAGACACTTCAGACACACCAATCTGTCAGCTCTCGCAGGGTATCTACCTGGTCAATAGGTACATGAGCATAAGCTTGATCACGGCCATCGCTGTGGACCGCTATGTGGCCGTGCGGCATCCGATCCGTGCCCGTGAGCTGCGGTCCCCACGACAGGCTGCCGCAGTGTGTGTGACCCTCTGGGTGGTAGTGGTCATCTCCCTGGTAGTGCGCTGGCGCCTGGGGCTGCAGGAgggtggtttctgcttcaggaaCCACAGCCGGCAAAACTCCAGCACCATAGCTTTCTCGCTGCTGGGCTTCTACCTGCCACTGGCCATAGTGGTCTTCTGCTCTTTGCAGGTGGTGACTGCACTGGCGCAGAGGCCAACCTCTGATGTAGGGCAGACAGAGGCCACCCGCAAGGCCACCCACATGGTCTGGGCCAATTTGGCTGTGTTTATCTTCTGCTTCCTACCGCTGCACGTGGTCCTGACCGTGCAGTTCTCCATGGGCGCGAACACCTGTGCTGCCCGTTATACCTTCAGCCGCGCCCTGTCCATCACAAGCAGACTCTCAGATTCCAACTGCTGCCTGGACGCCATCTGTTACTACTACATGGCCAAGGAGTTCCAAGATGCATCCATGTCAGCCATGTCCTCCAATACACCCCACAAGAGCCAAGATTCTCAGAGCTTGACTCTTACCTAG
- the Gpr35 gene encoding G-protein coupled receptor 35 isoform X3, translating into MNATCNSSSTWPDSITYIFTTYSALLLVLGLLLNGLALWVFCSRMHQWTETRVYMTNLAVADLCLLCSLPFMLYSLRDTSDTPICQLSQGIYLVNRYMSISLITAIAVDRYVAVRHPIRARELRSPRQAAAVCVTLWVVVVISLVVRWRLGLQEGGFCFRNHSRQNSSTIAFSLLGFYLPLAIVVFCSLQVVTALAQRPTSDVGQTEATRKATHMVWANLAVFIFCFLPLHVVLTVQFSMGANTCAARYTFSRALSITSRLSDSNCCLDAICYYYMAKEFQDASMSAMSSNTPHKSQDSQSLTLT; encoded by the coding sequence ATGAATGCAACTTGCAACAGCAGCAGCACGTGGCCTGATTCGATCACCTACATCTTCACCACCTACTCAGCCTTGCTGCTGGTGCTGGGCCTGCTGCTCAACGGCCTGGCACTCTGGGTATTCTGCTCTCGCATGCACCAGTGGACAGAGACCCGCGTCTATATGACCAACCTGGCTGTGGCTGACCTCTGCCTGCTCTGTTCCCTGCCCTTCATGCTGTACTCCCTGAGAGACACTTCAGACACACCAATCTGTCAGCTCTCGCAGGGTATCTACCTGGTCAATAGGTACATGAGCATAAGCTTGATCACGGCCATCGCTGTGGACCGCTATGTGGCCGTGCGGCATCCGATCCGTGCCCGTGAGCTGCGGTCCCCACGACAGGCTGCCGCAGTGTGTGTGACCCTCTGGGTGGTAGTGGTCATCTCCCTGGTAGTGCGCTGGCGCCTGGGGCTGCAGGAgggtggtttctgcttcaggaaCCACAGCCGGCAAAACTCCAGCACCATAGCTTTCTCGCTGCTGGGCTTCTACCTGCCACTGGCCATAGTGGTCTTCTGCTCTTTGCAGGTGGTGACTGCACTGGCGCAGAGGCCAACCTCTGATGTAGGGCAGACAGAGGCCACCCGCAAGGCCACCCACATGGTCTGGGCCAATTTGGCTGTGTTTATCTTCTGCTTCCTACCGCTGCACGTGGTCCTGACCGTGCAGTTCTCCATGGGCGCGAACACCTGTGCTGCCCGTTATACCTTCAGCCGCGCCCTGTCCATCACAAGCAGACTCTCAGATTCCAACTGCTGCCTGGACGCCATCTGTTACTACTACATGGCCAAGGAGTTCCAAGATGCATCCATGTCAGCCATGTCCTCCAATACACCCCACAAGAGCCAAGATTCTCAGAGCTTGACTCTTACCTAG
- the Gpr35 gene encoding G-protein coupled receptor 35 isoform X2 gives MRMDWDLSDGPRTMNATCNSSSTWPDSITYIFTTYSALLLVLGLLLNGLALWVFCSRMHQWTETRVYMTNLAVADLCLLCSLPFMLYSLRDTSDTPICQLSQGIYLVNRYMSISLITAIAVDRYVAVRHPIRARELRSPRQAAAVCVTLWVVVVISLVVRWRLGLQEGGFCFRNHSRQNSSTIAFSLLGFYLPLAIVVFCSLQVVTALAQRPTSDVGQTEATRKATHMVWANLAVFIFCFLPLHVVLTVQFSMGANTCAARYTFSRALSITSRLSDSNCCLDAICYYYMAKEFQDASMSAMSSNTPHKSQDSQSLTLT, from the exons ATGAGGATGGACTGGGATCTGTCAGATGG CCCCAGGACCATGAATGCAACTTGCAACAGCAGCAGCACGTGGCCTGATTCGATCACCTACATCTTCACCACCTACTCAGCCTTGCTGCTGGTGCTGGGCCTGCTGCTCAACGGCCTGGCACTCTGGGTATTCTGCTCTCGCATGCACCAGTGGACAGAGACCCGCGTCTATATGACCAACCTGGCTGTGGCTGACCTCTGCCTGCTCTGTTCCCTGCCCTTCATGCTGTACTCCCTGAGAGACACTTCAGACACACCAATCTGTCAGCTCTCGCAGGGTATCTACCTGGTCAATAGGTACATGAGCATAAGCTTGATCACGGCCATCGCTGTGGACCGCTATGTGGCCGTGCGGCATCCGATCCGTGCCCGTGAGCTGCGGTCCCCACGACAGGCTGCCGCAGTGTGTGTGACCCTCTGGGTGGTAGTGGTCATCTCCCTGGTAGTGCGCTGGCGCCTGGGGCTGCAGGAgggtggtttctgcttcaggaaCCACAGCCGGCAAAACTCCAGCACCATAGCTTTCTCGCTGCTGGGCTTCTACCTGCCACTGGCCATAGTGGTCTTCTGCTCTTTGCAGGTGGTGACTGCACTGGCGCAGAGGCCAACCTCTGATGTAGGGCAGACAGAGGCCACCCGCAAGGCCACCCACATGGTCTGGGCCAATTTGGCTGTGTTTATCTTCTGCTTCCTACCGCTGCACGTGGTCCTGACCGTGCAGTTCTCCATGGGCGCGAACACCTGTGCTGCCCGTTATACCTTCAGCCGCGCCCTGTCCATCACAAGCAGACTCTCAGATTCCAACTGCTGCCTGGACGCCATCTGTTACTACTACATGGCCAAGGAGTTCCAAGATGCATCCATGTCAGCCATGTCCTCCAATACACCCCACAAGAGCCAAGATTCTCAGAGCTTGACTCTTACCTAG